One genomic region from Phragmites australis chromosome 1, lpPhrAust1.1, whole genome shotgun sequence encodes:
- the LOC133916442 gene encoding uncharacterized protein LOC133916442 isoform X1 yields MEELAAAAVPPPRWHRERRHRRKASDAAANALAASFGDVFGGPPRFATGAPADYAEVFGGVAASCSIPYLDVPPAAAARDAGAGAGGYGDIFGRFDFGDFATPYDEMLAGPEEIPSPSGSSRSSIRKESGQLDSERSIPYQNYPNAGCDQHFDEEDFYQVSFPPNGEQKFSMSYNKTRGRPDDLVEMTTCIVEPSISYVVDSCNLSNDSEMNLVMDSGTHANGVKGKVRPPIPASSSIKSANSDSVLDSCSLSDDSEMNHVPVMDSGTLGDGVKGKVSPPFPASSSMRSANSASVVDQQQHIPTCLPISENICEDENYNKRSSTHSVSSEETPSPNYPFLRVSNTSLPAAPIKVQPPPMPPSKLLNKKGSNKNGHSDANPNSAAAAAAMKEAMEFAEARLKAAKEMMDRKGDSFKLRKRPVHHRSTKSTEIKEIKTPDEVHLFEEKLNMRRLLEEENQNKDPALLDNSDGSAVKFVDCDHNKKGVLPPGKPQEMLQNGNKLEQLRKCTSDAGFYELISHDQRCRPNAVTCKGSKDGTTNSFTKLNQFEKEKAGGFAGELKRFRKLWFSNDTTELRTECVNLVKDGIASVEVEHKAPRPPEVPSCEETATYQELTDSRFKHCPGVGISLQAHDDDGRFEISCMNNIPAKVHVVPEMCSPYLEACISGGHADDNKNHSVASTEETPLVRKSNQDNNNKEELELPCADEILCTSARSQISREHPILLNIDETNETQVKISELEEYAESRETSEEGKLFSFVDVAYLHSENERANEVTSEALIHEEMKKFGTEETAGAHEDFQYGDVDADADAGSSEKEVNVTSGSANANGNKNDEAEVLNVFVGDAEPNVRTCGTFGKDPYQLQESQGSLGPQDLENIMYRVEDIASHGMERKTKESLLENVEKTLVEEVLNHVGREGKKSIEAGIHKRQNNIYAEVNIRCDRDGNTCHSISEVFTDDGSDYAVKMSTRLDNLASSFSEACTSMRQLSQNAVSASAEKADKITPVLENLEEDCREADREFRNEKCTALEERQKAASKMEERDDKDSILNVRFKDQKSFYMDSDIIPRFVEDTASDIVQKSREENPIVQRTKGKNDIKKTEGETEEMLVRQDEDKEKECKMEKQKEQNKERWRRELEEEKEREMERAKDRLAVQRATREAHERAFAEARVKAKRIAHERAFARQRADAESHEKEEKTTAEAPAEKANREARMKAERAAVERATAEARERAIEKAKAASDAKERMERFRSSFKDSFKVTNQDNQQETQFQKSAFNNCGKSMGSCNEVVEVESALRHKAKLERQQRTAERAAKALAEKNMRDMLAQREQAERHRLAEFLDPEVKRWSNGKEGNLRALLSTLQYILGSDSGWQSVPLTDLITTTGVKKAYRKATLCVHPDKLQQRGATIRRKYICEKVFDLLKEAWNKFDSEER; encoded by the exons atggaggagctcgctgcggcggcggtgccgCCACCGCGGTGGCACCGGGAACGGCGGCACCGGCGGAAGGCGTCGGACGCGGCGGCGAATGCGCTGGCAGCGTCCTTCGGCGACGTGTTCGGCGGCCCCCCGCGGTTCGCCACGGGGGCGCCGGCGGACTACGCGGAGGTGTTCGGCGGCGTAGCGGCCTCGTGCTCCATCCCGTACCTCGACGTGCCCCCGGCCGCCGCAGCCCgcgacgccggcgccggcgcgggcggGTACGGCGACATCTTCGGGCGGTTCGACTTCGGGGACTTCGCGACGCCGTACGATGAGATGCTCGCGGGGCCGGAGGAGATCCCGTCGCCGAGCGGGAGCTCGAG ATCGTCAATCAGAAAAGAATCTGGCCAATTGGACTCCGAGCGATCTATACCCTATCAAAATTATCCGAATGCTGGTTGTGACCAACACTTTGACGAGGAGGATTTTTATCAAGTCTCCTTTCCCCCAAATGGTGAACAAAAATTCAGCATGTCATATAACAAGACCAGGGGAAGACCAGATGATCTTGTTGAAATGACCACTTGCATAGTGGAACCTTCAATTAGTTATGTGGTTGACTCTTGCAATTTGTCAAATGATTCAGAAATGAATCTAGTTATGGACAGTGGTACACATGCTAATGGTGTGAAAGGGAAGGTGAGGCCACCGATCCCTGCAAGTTCCAGCATAAAGAGTGCTAATAGCGATTCTGTACTTGATTCTTGCAGTTTGTCAGATGATTCAGAAATGAATCATGTCCCAGTAATGGACAGTGGTACACTTGGTGATGGTGTGAAAGGGAAGGTGAGCCCACCGTTCCCTGCAAGTTCCAGCATGAGGAGTGCTAATAGTGCTTCTGTAGTTGACCAGCAGCAGCATATTCCAACATGCCTTCccatatctgaaaatatatGTGAAGATGAAAACTACAACAAGAGGTCTAGCACTCATTCAGTGTCAAGTGAGGAAACACCTTCCCCCAATTATCCATTCTTAAGGGTATCCAACACAAGCCTTCCAGCAGCGCCCATCAAAGTACAACCACCACCAATGCCACCATCTAAATTGCTTAATAAAAAGGGAAGCAACAAAAATGGACACTCTGATGCCAATCCTaactctgctgctgctgctgctgctatgaAGGAAGCAATGGAATTTGCTGAAGCCAGATTGAAAGCTGCAAAAGAAATGATGGATAGAAAAGGCGACAGTTTTAAACTCCGGAAGAGGCCAGTTCATCAcagaagcacaaaatcaacagAAATTAAGGAAATTAAGACTCCTGATGAGGTGCATCTCTTTGAAGAAAAGCTGAACATGAGAAGATTATTAGAAGAGGAAAATCAAAACAAGGATCCAGCTTTGCTGGATAACAGTGATGGTAGTGCAGTTAAGTTTGTTGACTGTGATCACAACAAAAAAGGGGTTCTACCACCAGGGAAGCCCCAGGAGATGTTGCAGAATGGCAATAAACTAGAACAATTACGCAAGTGTACATCAGATGCTGGATTTTATGAACTGATTAGCCACGATCAGAGATGCAGACCTAATGCAGTTACATGCAAAGGAAGTAAGGATGGGACAACAAATTCCTTCACCAAACTCAACCagtttgaaaaagaaaaagcaggAGGTTTCGCAGGTGAGCTGAAAAGGTTTAGGAAGCTATGGTTCAGTAATGACACAACAGAGCTGAGAACAGAATGTGTAAATCTGGTAAAAGATGGCATAGCTTCTGTGGAGGTTGAACATAAGGCTCCTAGACCTCCAGAAGTTCCTTCTTGTGAGGAAACAGCGACATACCAAGAGCTAACTGACTCCCGTTTTAAACATTGTCCGGGGGTGGGGATTTCTCTACAAGCTCATGATGATGATGGGAGATTTGAAATTTCATGTATGAATAATATACCTGCCAAAGTGCATGTTGTCCCAGAAATGTGCAGTCCCTATTTGGAGGCTTGTATATCTGGAGGCCATGCCGATGACAACAAAAATCATTCTGTTGCTAGTACTGAGGAAACTCCACTGGTAAGAAAATCTAACCAAGACAACAACAATAAAGAGGAACTCGAGCTTCCATGTGCTGATGAGATACTGTGCACTTCAGCAAGGAGTCAAATTTCACGGGAACATCCTATTCTTCTTAATATTGATGAAACCAATGAAACTCAAGTGAAAATATCAGAATTAGAGGAGTATGCAGAATCTCGTGAAACTTCTGAGGAAGGAAAGTTATTTAGTTTTGTTGATGTAGCATACCTACACAGCGAAAATGAAAGAGCAAATGAAGTAACTTCAGAAGCACTCATCCAtgaagaaatgaagaaatttGGGACTGAGGAGACAGCAGGTGCACATGAAGATTTCCAATATGGAGATGTGGATGCGGATGCGGATGCTGGCTCTTCTGAAAAGGAAGTTAATGTTACTTCAGGAAGTGCTAATGCTAATGGAAATAAAAATGATGAAGCAGAAGTGCTCAATGTATTTGTGGGAGACGCCGAACCGAATGTGAGAACATGTGGTACCTTTGGCAAAGACCCATATCAACTCCAAGAATCACAAGGGTCATTAGGGCCTCAAGATTTGGAGAATATAATGTACAGAGTTGAGGATATTGCATCTCATGGTATGGAAAGAAAGACAAAAGAATCCTTGTTAGAAAATGTTGAGAAGACACTGGTGGAAGAAGTATTAAACCATGTCGGTAGGGAAGGCAAGAAATCCATAGAAGCTGGTATCCACAAAAgacaaaataatatatatgcaGAGGTTAATATAAGGTGTGACAGAGATGGCAACACATGTCATTCTATAAGCGAAGTTTTTACTGATGATGGCAGTGATTATGCCGTGAAGATGAGCACACGGTTAGACAATCTGGCTTCTTCATTTTCAGAAGCATGCACTAGCATGCGGCAGTTGTCTCAAAATGCTGTGTCTGCTTCTGCTGAGAAGGCTGACAAGATCACTCCTGTTCTTGAAAATCTTGAAGAGGATTGCAGAGAAGCAGATAGAGAATTCCGAAACGAAAAATGTACAGCATTAGAAGAAAGGCAAAAGGCTGCAAGCAAAATGGAAGAAAGAGATGACAAAGACAGTATATTGAATGTAAGGTTCAAGGATCAGAAATCTTTTTACATGGACAGTGACATTATACCTAGGTTTGTGGAAGATACTGCATCAGATATTGTTCAGAAATCAAGAGAAGAGAACCCTATTGTTCAGAGAACTAAAGGGAAGAATGACATAAAAAAGACTGAAGGAGAAACCGAGGAGATGCTCGTAAGACaagatgaagataaagaaaagGAATGCAAAATGGAAAAACAAAAAGAGCAAAATAAAGAGAGATGGAGAAGAGaattagaagaagagaaggaacgGGAAATGGAGCGAGCAAAAGATAGACTTGCTGTTCAGAGAGCTACGAGAGAAGCACACGAGAGGGCGTTTGCTGAGGCTCGTGTGAAGGCTAAAAGAATAGCACACGAGAGGGCGTTTGCACGACAACGAGCAGATGCAGAATCCcatgagaaagaagagaagacaACCGCTGAAGCACCTGCTGAGAAGGCTAATAGAGAAGCTAGAATGAAAGCAGAACGTGCAGCAGTTGAGAGAGCAACTGCTGAAGCTCGAGAGAGGGCAATTGAAAAGGCAAAGGCTGCTTCAGATGCAAAGGAGCGAATGGAGAGGTTCAGGTCCTCTTTCAAGGATAGTTTTAAGGTTACTAATCAG GATAATCAACAGGAGACACAATTTCAGAAGTCAGCTTTTAATAACTGTGGAAAAAGCATGGGTTCTTGCAATGAAG TAGTTGAAGTTGAGTCAGCTCTAAGACATAAAGCAAAATTGGAGAGGCAACAACGCACAGCTGAGCGAGCG GCTAAAGCCCTTGCTGAAAAGAACATGCGGGACATGCTGGCTCAGAGGGAGCAAGCAGAGAGACAC AGATTGGCTGAATTTCTCGATCCTGAAGTCAAGAGATGGTCAAATGGAAAAGAAGGAAATCTGCGAGCATTGCTGTCCACATTACAATAT ATACTTGGTTCAGACAGTGGCTGGCAGTCAGTTCCCCTCACAGATCTTATTACAACTACTGGTGTCAAGAAAGCATACAGGAAGGCAACCCTTTGTGTCCATCCTGATAAATTACAACAACGAGGCGCTACAATAAGACGGAAATACATTTGTGAGAAAGTTTTTGACCTTCTTAAG GAAGCTTGGAACAAATTCGATTCCGAAGAGCGCTAG
- the LOC133916442 gene encoding uncharacterized protein LOC133916442 isoform X2: MEELAAAAVPPPRWHRERRHRRKASDAAANALAASFGDVFGGPPRFATGAPADYAEVFGGVAASCSIPYLDVPPAAAARDAGAGAGGYGDIFGRFDFGDFATPYDEMLAGPEEIPSPSGSSRSSIRKESGQLDSERSIPYQNYPNAGCDQHFDEEDFYQVSFPPNGEQKFSMSYNKTRGRPDDLVEMTTCIVEPSISYVVDSCNLSNDSEMNLVMDSGTHANGVKGKVRPPIPASSSIKSANSDSVLDSCSLSDDSEMNHVPVMDSGTLGDGVKGKVSPPFPASSSMRSANSASVVDQQQHIPTCLPISENICEDENYNKRSSTHSVSSEETPSPNYPFLRVSNTSLPAAPIKVQPPPMPPSKLLNKKGSNKNGHSDANPNSAAAAAAMKEAMEFAEARLKAAKEMMDRKGDSFKLRKRPVHHRSTKSTEIKEIKTPDEVHLFEEKLNMRRLLEEENQNKDPALLDNSDGSAVKFVDCDHNKKGVLPPGKPQEMLQNGNKLEQLRKCTSDAGFYELISHDQRCRPNAVTCKGSKDGTTNSFTKLNQFEKEKAGGFAGELKRFRKLWFSNDTTELRTECVNLVKDGIASVEVEHKAPRPPEVPSCEETATYQELTDSRFKHCPGVGISLQAHDDDGRFEISCMNNIPAKVHVVPEMCSPYLEACISGGHADDNKNHSVASTEETPLVRKSNQDNNNKEELELPCADEILCTSARSQISREHPILLNIDETNETQVKISELEEYAESRETSEEGKLFSFVDVAYLHSENERANEVTSEALIHEEMKKFGTEETAGAHEDFQYGDVDADADAGSSEKEVNVTSGSANANGNKNDEAEVLNVFVGDAEPNVRTCGTFGKDPYQLQESQGSLGPQDLENIMYRVEDIASHGMERKTKESLLENVEKTLVEEVLNHVGREGKKSIEAGIHKRQNNIYAEVNIRCDRDGNTCHSISEVFTDDGSDYAVKMSTRLDNLASSFSEACTSMRQLSQNAVSASAEKADKITPVLENLEEDCREADREFRNEKCTALEERQKAASKMEERDDKDSILNVRFKDQKSFYMDSDIIPRFVEDTASDIVQKSREENPIVQRTKGKNDIKKTEGETEEMLVRQDEDKEKECKMEKQKEQNKERWRRELEEEKEREMERAKDRLAVQRATREAHERAFAEARVKAKRIAHERAFARQRADAESHEKEEKTTAEAPAEKANREARMKAERAAVERATAEARERAIEKAKAASDAKERMERFRSSFKDSFKVTNQDNQQETQFQKSAFNNCGKSMGSCNEVEVESALRHKAKLERQQRTAERAAKALAEKNMRDMLAQREQAERHRLAEFLDPEVKRWSNGKEGNLRALLSTLQYILGSDSGWQSVPLTDLITTTGVKKAYRKATLCVHPDKLQQRGATIRRKYICEKVFDLLKEAWNKFDSEER, encoded by the exons atggaggagctcgctgcggcggcggtgccgCCACCGCGGTGGCACCGGGAACGGCGGCACCGGCGGAAGGCGTCGGACGCGGCGGCGAATGCGCTGGCAGCGTCCTTCGGCGACGTGTTCGGCGGCCCCCCGCGGTTCGCCACGGGGGCGCCGGCGGACTACGCGGAGGTGTTCGGCGGCGTAGCGGCCTCGTGCTCCATCCCGTACCTCGACGTGCCCCCGGCCGCCGCAGCCCgcgacgccggcgccggcgcgggcggGTACGGCGACATCTTCGGGCGGTTCGACTTCGGGGACTTCGCGACGCCGTACGATGAGATGCTCGCGGGGCCGGAGGAGATCCCGTCGCCGAGCGGGAGCTCGAG ATCGTCAATCAGAAAAGAATCTGGCCAATTGGACTCCGAGCGATCTATACCCTATCAAAATTATCCGAATGCTGGTTGTGACCAACACTTTGACGAGGAGGATTTTTATCAAGTCTCCTTTCCCCCAAATGGTGAACAAAAATTCAGCATGTCATATAACAAGACCAGGGGAAGACCAGATGATCTTGTTGAAATGACCACTTGCATAGTGGAACCTTCAATTAGTTATGTGGTTGACTCTTGCAATTTGTCAAATGATTCAGAAATGAATCTAGTTATGGACAGTGGTACACATGCTAATGGTGTGAAAGGGAAGGTGAGGCCACCGATCCCTGCAAGTTCCAGCATAAAGAGTGCTAATAGCGATTCTGTACTTGATTCTTGCAGTTTGTCAGATGATTCAGAAATGAATCATGTCCCAGTAATGGACAGTGGTACACTTGGTGATGGTGTGAAAGGGAAGGTGAGCCCACCGTTCCCTGCAAGTTCCAGCATGAGGAGTGCTAATAGTGCTTCTGTAGTTGACCAGCAGCAGCATATTCCAACATGCCTTCccatatctgaaaatatatGTGAAGATGAAAACTACAACAAGAGGTCTAGCACTCATTCAGTGTCAAGTGAGGAAACACCTTCCCCCAATTATCCATTCTTAAGGGTATCCAACACAAGCCTTCCAGCAGCGCCCATCAAAGTACAACCACCACCAATGCCACCATCTAAATTGCTTAATAAAAAGGGAAGCAACAAAAATGGACACTCTGATGCCAATCCTaactctgctgctgctgctgctgctatgaAGGAAGCAATGGAATTTGCTGAAGCCAGATTGAAAGCTGCAAAAGAAATGATGGATAGAAAAGGCGACAGTTTTAAACTCCGGAAGAGGCCAGTTCATCAcagaagcacaaaatcaacagAAATTAAGGAAATTAAGACTCCTGATGAGGTGCATCTCTTTGAAGAAAAGCTGAACATGAGAAGATTATTAGAAGAGGAAAATCAAAACAAGGATCCAGCTTTGCTGGATAACAGTGATGGTAGTGCAGTTAAGTTTGTTGACTGTGATCACAACAAAAAAGGGGTTCTACCACCAGGGAAGCCCCAGGAGATGTTGCAGAATGGCAATAAACTAGAACAATTACGCAAGTGTACATCAGATGCTGGATTTTATGAACTGATTAGCCACGATCAGAGATGCAGACCTAATGCAGTTACATGCAAAGGAAGTAAGGATGGGACAACAAATTCCTTCACCAAACTCAACCagtttgaaaaagaaaaagcaggAGGTTTCGCAGGTGAGCTGAAAAGGTTTAGGAAGCTATGGTTCAGTAATGACACAACAGAGCTGAGAACAGAATGTGTAAATCTGGTAAAAGATGGCATAGCTTCTGTGGAGGTTGAACATAAGGCTCCTAGACCTCCAGAAGTTCCTTCTTGTGAGGAAACAGCGACATACCAAGAGCTAACTGACTCCCGTTTTAAACATTGTCCGGGGGTGGGGATTTCTCTACAAGCTCATGATGATGATGGGAGATTTGAAATTTCATGTATGAATAATATACCTGCCAAAGTGCATGTTGTCCCAGAAATGTGCAGTCCCTATTTGGAGGCTTGTATATCTGGAGGCCATGCCGATGACAACAAAAATCATTCTGTTGCTAGTACTGAGGAAACTCCACTGGTAAGAAAATCTAACCAAGACAACAACAATAAAGAGGAACTCGAGCTTCCATGTGCTGATGAGATACTGTGCACTTCAGCAAGGAGTCAAATTTCACGGGAACATCCTATTCTTCTTAATATTGATGAAACCAATGAAACTCAAGTGAAAATATCAGAATTAGAGGAGTATGCAGAATCTCGTGAAACTTCTGAGGAAGGAAAGTTATTTAGTTTTGTTGATGTAGCATACCTACACAGCGAAAATGAAAGAGCAAATGAAGTAACTTCAGAAGCACTCATCCAtgaagaaatgaagaaatttGGGACTGAGGAGACAGCAGGTGCACATGAAGATTTCCAATATGGAGATGTGGATGCGGATGCGGATGCTGGCTCTTCTGAAAAGGAAGTTAATGTTACTTCAGGAAGTGCTAATGCTAATGGAAATAAAAATGATGAAGCAGAAGTGCTCAATGTATTTGTGGGAGACGCCGAACCGAATGTGAGAACATGTGGTACCTTTGGCAAAGACCCATATCAACTCCAAGAATCACAAGGGTCATTAGGGCCTCAAGATTTGGAGAATATAATGTACAGAGTTGAGGATATTGCATCTCATGGTATGGAAAGAAAGACAAAAGAATCCTTGTTAGAAAATGTTGAGAAGACACTGGTGGAAGAAGTATTAAACCATGTCGGTAGGGAAGGCAAGAAATCCATAGAAGCTGGTATCCACAAAAgacaaaataatatatatgcaGAGGTTAATATAAGGTGTGACAGAGATGGCAACACATGTCATTCTATAAGCGAAGTTTTTACTGATGATGGCAGTGATTATGCCGTGAAGATGAGCACACGGTTAGACAATCTGGCTTCTTCATTTTCAGAAGCATGCACTAGCATGCGGCAGTTGTCTCAAAATGCTGTGTCTGCTTCTGCTGAGAAGGCTGACAAGATCACTCCTGTTCTTGAAAATCTTGAAGAGGATTGCAGAGAAGCAGATAGAGAATTCCGAAACGAAAAATGTACAGCATTAGAAGAAAGGCAAAAGGCTGCAAGCAAAATGGAAGAAAGAGATGACAAAGACAGTATATTGAATGTAAGGTTCAAGGATCAGAAATCTTTTTACATGGACAGTGACATTATACCTAGGTTTGTGGAAGATACTGCATCAGATATTGTTCAGAAATCAAGAGAAGAGAACCCTATTGTTCAGAGAACTAAAGGGAAGAATGACATAAAAAAGACTGAAGGAGAAACCGAGGAGATGCTCGTAAGACaagatgaagataaagaaaagGAATGCAAAATGGAAAAACAAAAAGAGCAAAATAAAGAGAGATGGAGAAGAGaattagaagaagagaaggaacgGGAAATGGAGCGAGCAAAAGATAGACTTGCTGTTCAGAGAGCTACGAGAGAAGCACACGAGAGGGCGTTTGCTGAGGCTCGTGTGAAGGCTAAAAGAATAGCACACGAGAGGGCGTTTGCACGACAACGAGCAGATGCAGAATCCcatgagaaagaagagaagacaACCGCTGAAGCACCTGCTGAGAAGGCTAATAGAGAAGCTAGAATGAAAGCAGAACGTGCAGCAGTTGAGAGAGCAACTGCTGAAGCTCGAGAGAGGGCAATTGAAAAGGCAAAGGCTGCTTCAGATGCAAAGGAGCGAATGGAGAGGTTCAGGTCCTCTTTCAAGGATAGTTTTAAGGTTACTAATCAG GATAATCAACAGGAGACACAATTTCAGAAGTCAGCTTTTAATAACTGTGGAAAAAGCATGGGTTCTTGCAATGAAG TTGAAGTTGAGTCAGCTCTAAGACATAAAGCAAAATTGGAGAGGCAACAACGCACAGCTGAGCGAGCG GCTAAAGCCCTTGCTGAAAAGAACATGCGGGACATGCTGGCTCAGAGGGAGCAAGCAGAGAGACAC AGATTGGCTGAATTTCTCGATCCTGAAGTCAAGAGATGGTCAAATGGAAAAGAAGGAAATCTGCGAGCATTGCTGTCCACATTACAATAT ATACTTGGTTCAGACAGTGGCTGGCAGTCAGTTCCCCTCACAGATCTTATTACAACTACTGGTGTCAAGAAAGCATACAGGAAGGCAACCCTTTGTGTCCATCCTGATAAATTACAACAACGAGGCGCTACAATAAGACGGAAATACATTTGTGAGAAAGTTTTTGACCTTCTTAAG GAAGCTTGGAACAAATTCGATTCCGAAGAGCGCTAG